GAGAAAATGTGGATGATCCTAATTTAATTAAGGCATTTCAtaagtcttttttttttatacacttatttaatttacttcctaaaaaaaaaaaaaagaatgtgAACGAAAAATGCAACATATGCCATATAAATGAGAACAacaacataaaaatatttaaaaaaaaaagtataaaagtaaaaaaacattataaaaaattttatagcttatataaaaaagtaagtaaaaagtttaaaaagaaaatttctGTTGTATCAAAGCATGAATTAGGtttgaaaaaaaacatttataaaaaaattaaagagaaAGCAAATAAAagctttttatataaaataaataaaaaattatactatttatatgataaaaaattcaataaaaagtgtttttttaatttgctcatgttatataaattaaatataataaaaaagtatgttaacaattttcaatattatataatttttaaaattaaagaaataaagattttattccaaaagaaaatatataaacaagTTAATGAAAGcataaattgtttttttaataaattaagtaatatttttaataaaaagaaaaaaatatccaAATATGAAGGAAGTGATAATAAGGAAATATTAGGTGATATAGATTccattaaaaattttcactACAGTAgttcaaaaataaaaggagATCCTTTTGaaataaacataaataatgaaagtttattaattatatcatGTATTAtcagaaaagaaaaatatttattttataagttATTATATTTCCAATGTTTTAATGCAGGACAAGTTCAATTAATTTATTGTATGATGAAATTCATCAAAATCTTTGAAGAAATGTTTGATTTGAGAAAGAGCGATGAATATTTTACTAATTTCaaatactataaaaaaagtttgaataatatttttaatgtaaaCACAAACTactactttaaaaaaaacaaatatttgtTACATGTGCTggatataaagaaaattaaaagattaacagattatatatttaattccaaaaaaaaaaaaaagaaaaatataaaatacagttcatttatttatttacaaaattctcattttattttaggAAATGAAATTTTGATAGATGCAATGAATATGTTTAATGAAGTTACtgattataaatttaatgatTTAAGAATAGAGTTGAAGAAAAATACACGAAAGttatatatgaaattatGTAAGCAAAAAtcctataaaaaaagagaatattGTTATAGGtataattctaaaaaaaatatatataaaaaacaagTTATCCAGGAAGTTTTAAGTAAAGAATCTTTAGCAACATTTGaccatttttattatttaacaaATGAGTCATTTGCTAATATTTTcagaaatataaattattcaaaaaaaaagaaaataaataaaaaaattatgtgcatttataaaaacatgatatattttatttgccGTTTTTTAATGAGTAAAACATTTTGTGATAATAGCacaatttttaatatctatTACAAAAATGATAATGTGTATGATCATCACACTActatgtttttaaaaaataatcgctttaaattattaattttaaataaaactaaCAGAAATATTACCtctagaaaaaattataatacaaAGGAATTTAGTGAAGGAAGTgaagataaatataattcttcatacaaaatgaaaaaaaagtacataacaaaaaatattttttcttcatatctatctccatttttaaaaattcatttaaaaagaaaaaaattgagatatattaataaaattaataaagaacttaaaaaaatggtaataaatagatatataaaggagaaaaataaaaaaatatattatcgTATTAGCTTAATTGATTTACCTATCAAaccaataaataaaataaactatTGGACAAAGCAAATGGGTGATATTATATCTACCTATAAAGATTTTTGTGTAAATTAACATTTGATTTtgattatgaaaaattttattttattttattattttattttattattttattttactttattattttactttatttcattttattttatttatttttttttttttttgttttaattactttttttttttttctcttttaatgtagatatattataaattaaaatattcatatatgCTTTTAAAAGCAggtatttattatttttaattcaattttgagtttcatttcttttttattctttgttgataaatttttaattctataAGGGATATttaagtttatttttattttttatttttttattataattcttttttaaaaaaaaaatatttaatgcaaaaacttttaaatattatttttaataatttttaaattacgataaaaatacaatttttttttttttttttaaaagataatgATAATTGTTAAGAGAGAATTTCTAATTAGATAAAAGAAGAATgtgaattaatatatttaaaattatattgataagaaaaagaaaaaaaataattttttaaataatttcttatattaattttattaatgtatatatatggcAATATAAAGAACAAATTtgcaattttatttttatttaaaaaaagtgtaAAAATATTCGAagcattttaaatattatttctttttgttatagaaatttttttttttactgatgtaaatttaaatttatatgtcCTTTCTAacagtaaaaatattttaaaaaaattttatgacgCCATGtaaatatcatatatatttttaagagaaaataatttttagttttttttttttgtttttcaaaacaatattttaagtaaatattttataaatggaAGATAATAAAGGTGGAATTAAgctaaaaataagtataggaaatgatgaagaaaatgatgATATAACTGAACAGAAAAGTTCTATTGTTAGTGATGATAATCAaagtaaagaaaatataaaagatgaTAATAGTTATATATCAGACAAAaagttaaaagaaaaaaatttagaaaaaaaaattatttctattatttctaaattaacaaaaatatcTTGCATATGcgaaaataaaagaaacaattttaataatgatgataattcaaaaatgtgtaaaaaattagttaaacaaatgtataaatatgaaaaatgtttaattaatttaaattcttatattaatgataaaaatcaCAATTTAGATGATATAACATTTCCTAGTGGCTTAATTAAAGCTATTGATAATTATATAAGTGCTGATAGCTGGATATATAAATACTTATTATTAGAATGTAAGAAACACAATGACAGATATCGTAATTTAATACAAAACATTTCTACTTTTGATAGTActctaaaaaataaaatagtaaataataatataaatgatgtaACTATGCCCATTTATGCTGGAGTatcagaagaaaaaataaactttctaaaaagaaatgataaaaattactATAAACATGTTCATATACCTAAGGAATTAGctgaatattatttaaagaatattaaaaaaagaaaaatagaagaatgttaagtattttttattttatatgcaatatttaaaaaactataaataaatactcaatattttttcacatataaataaatataggaaaatattcatatttatttagtatatatgtaatttaaGAATGGaagataataaatattaaaaattataaataaaatacaaaaaaatataagattaTAAATTCTTTCTTTCTCTCCCTCtctgtatatatatacatgtatgtaatttttattatttatgcaTAGTTTTACCTTGTTTtccaatatttttatttcctttgttttatattttgtattattattaaactAATTTCTCTTTTACATATTccctttcttttttttataatatactaataattattattaaaatttcattaaaaaaaaaaatattaaggagtataatttattaaatgttaATTTCAATGTTAAAAagtatagaaaaagaaaaatgttatactaaatttttttatgatataaaaaaaaaaaaaaaaggcaatattttttttatttctaaagGCTTATCCTTATAGAAACAGAAGCAATTGctatttatttgaaataataaatgtatatGTTAAACTAATAAATTTCTtagaatattataaatttacactttttttcttaatttgtTTTGTATCTCTTTCTAAGGAAATTACAAAAAGTTAAAACGTAATATATGGaatgtatattttaagtGAAGAAGTAAtgcatataataaataaaataatacgattaaataaatttattgtttttatatttatataatatattattttattttttattacaattttaaaaaataacgCAGGggatttccatttttttttttttttttttttataaaactttaaaagattaataaaagaaatagttaatatattattttatacttAAATAGTTTACAACTGTAGTGTTTTTTGTTCATCTTTCAATTTATATAGTCTaccaaaatatttttttttatttttttattttcatcctatataaattttattttactttttttttttttttttaattttgtgcATTTTTTAAGcaaaatattaatatcaaAACAAATTTGTAGAATAGCTCACTTTGTTGTAAAAACTAATGATATTCTTTATTCAAATCGTGCagtttaatctttttttttatatggaAAATATTATCTAGCACTTCTAAATAAACAAAAGtagagaagaaaaaattatatttattgaaTTAGACAATAtgaaatgaaaagaaaaaaaatttacagaACTTTTGCattataactttttaatttttattttgtttttaataaaataaatatgtaattcaagaacaaaataaatttttttatttttttatatttattttttttttttttttaatattttttttttttctgttgaTTTAAAAATCTCATTGTTGTTAAATCTGAAAACatactttataaaaaaatattaaatgaaataaaaagaagttcatttttataacaaAGAAGTGTTTTAATTGTTCAgaagtttttttttacttctcAAAATATCTTTTAAGATGTTAACAAGAACTTTAATggaatttttcaaaaaataataattttatttctttttatttttattattaaacaaaattagaaaatgtattgataatcaaaataatatatatgtacattatttttttatttatatttttaaataaaaaataaaaatgtgaaatataattttaaatagtgTTAGTAtacttatatttaaaaaaatataatagcgATCAACTTAAAAATCCTTTTTTTAACTGCACAAATTtgtttatgtatatatatacatatatatattttaattatgtataaatagtttattttttctatatacatatattcatgttcttttatattaatgtATAACATAAAAGAAGAAACCTCATTGAAATTTTCAACTATTTTTGTAGATATAAGAAATTTTTGATATTATATaacctttttttaaaaatcaagtttgtacatacacaattgcattattttaaaatattagcatataaaataattcttgttttaattatatatgaaaatatttaaatcataattattttttgaattaagaGATCCTATATATTGTAAAATatcaaattaaattttttttttatagatattttttattttattgtatctaatttttttttttttcttgttattaatgtatattaataaaaaatttttatttttaattttgtttttctttatgaattttttatagttttattaaaaacatattattttataagaaTATGATTttgcttatatatatataatcttTTATAATAGTTTTTATACATAGTAGAATATCAcatgaatattttataaatgtatatatatgcacAATAAAtttgtagaaaaaaaattatttttttattatttttttttttttgatacttatatatacatatatatataaatgctctattattttttattttaaatctattttttttcattttaattttttttaactttatgTACTTGATATTATTacatatttacatatatatatatatttttctctctcaattttaataattttttcttttatacattttgcataaaatatataatctttgtaaattaaaaaaaaatactgaaatacgtatatatatgtagttatatatataaattttattatactaaatatattattcataaaacaaaaatatataaaaatttttaaatatttcttagGTTATTAGatgaataattaaatttttataagcatatatatatatttaattacattgttatatttttttaaaaaatttttgaaacttccacgaaaaaaaaaaaaaaaggaaaaataaaaagagagaaaaaaaaaaaaaaaaactgatTTAATAATGAATAGTAAATCAGAAatcttaaataataaaatagaaaactTAAACAaacaatataatattaagaaaaataataataaaagatttcAAGAATATAatcattttataaataaaaagattaagaatattttaaataataaataccGAATAAGTGAAAATTGTAATGCAAGTACATTAAAAAATCAATCATTTCACcaaaaaaatttgataaaatCTTTATCACTAATGGATAATaaagaaagagaaaaaaaaagctttttgaaaaattggaatattaattatttatcaaataattttaataattttatgaaaaataacgATAATAAcaacattaataaaaatgctaATTTCGatgattataaaataaatgattttgataataataatttaacaaatgaaaaagaaataaattcatcaaatataaatgttagtaaaaatttatcatttaattatttcaatAGAGAATCAAATAACGGTCAAAATTTGAAGAATTCAAATAATTCAACAAATAATTCttatacaaataataaacCTTCATCATATTTAGATTTTTGTGATTCTTGGAATAAATTTAAGTTTAAGAATATAAGTACAAATTTaagtaataaaatgaaatgtaATGGTAATAATGACGTGAAAGATAAGAACAACGAAAATAATAACCAAGGAAATAATcaaaacaataataataacaacagtgataataataataataatagtaatcataataataataatagtaatcataataataataataatagtaataatcataataacaataataataataataataataatgatgatgataataataacaataatttttataagacGAATATATCATCTTCTTCCTCGTCTTCATCTCTTTCTTCATCGTCcatttcttcttttcttTCATCAGATCCTTTTTCAGCTAATAATCCGAAAATAAGACataaatgcaaaaaaaaaaataaaaatattcgcaataattttacaaataatagtaacaataataatagaagaaatggtaataataacaataatagcATGCATAATAGcagtattaataataatgataataataataataatgatgttAATACTGATAACATAAATAATCTAAATTtaagaaatgaaaatgaaaataatgaatattataatataaatactggagaaaataatataaattcttcaagtaatttaataaataactcTCATATATTATCTAATAAtcaaaatgatataaatgctaatttaaatgatgctaataataataataataacacaAATAACTGTGAAACTAATAGTAGTTCGAATTACaattttcttaataaaaattcaggTAACAAAAGAAATTATGCATCTAACAGTAATTGGGATTATAATGAAACAAGTAAGAATATCAATTATTACATACATGATGAAAATACAAATTCATTAAATAGTAACAAAAATAGTATGAATAATGAAAATCATAATaagcaaattaaaaaaggaaaggATGCTAAAGAGaacaatgataataaaaagaatgaacaagaaaaaaaaaatacaaatataaatatggAAATGTTAAATCCTGAAGAAAGGAAAAGAGAAgctgaaaaatataaagtattAGGTAACCAAAGTTATAAATTAGGTTATTTTGAATCAGCCATTGATTATTATACAAAAGCAATCCAATACGATAATACCAATCACGTTTATTACACTAATAGAGCATTGtgttataaaaaacaaaaattatggAAACTGGCTAATATTGATGCAAGACAAGCATTAAATTTAGAAGAAGAATCAGTCAAAGCTCATTTCATCCTAGGATTAACACTATTACATTTAAATAGCTTAGAAGAaggtttaaaaaaattaactaaaGCTAAAACATTATCAAGTTATTTAAAGGATTCTAATGAAAGTGAAATAAATAGATATATTTTACAagctaaaaaattaatatatctaCGTGATGAACAAAATAAGCAGTTAACATATACAGAATTACAATCATTTTtaatagataaaattaatttattaaatcaaaTTGGGTATATAACtcaagatgaaaaaaatttaagaattCAACAAACAGAAagtttatttaaagaaatattagaatcttttcaaaaaaaacaaataccTGATTATTTATGTTGTAAAATATCAATGTGCTTAATGAATGAGCCTGTCATAACTCCTAGTGGAATGACTTATGATAAAATATTCTTACATGAACATGTCAAACATAATGGTTCTTTTGATCCAGTTAGTCGAGAACAATTTTCGATTCGTGAAGTAATCCCAAATTATGCTATTAAAGAAGCTACcgaacattttttaaaaacaaatcCATGGGCTTTTGAAGAATAAaacgtatatatatatatatacatttttttttttttatctttcatttattttgtaGTTttgaaacaaaaataaaaagaattttaaatatggcaattcattttaaaatattatttatattttattattatttttttttttttattttatttaatcttttttataatattatgttcatatttttataacacaaaattatataaaatttttctttatgtattgatatttttatatttttacaattttcaaataaaattatgttgaggaaaagaaaaaaatttgtatgcatatatatatatataatttctttttctttttctttttcttaacTTTAATGATTTTGAAATTCAAATTAGAACTTGTGataaattttatgtaattgatgaaaatagaaaaaaatactataaaTAGTTCGGGTCatgtttataaatataaaacacAATGGTAGGTATATACTCTCATTATCTTTGAAAAAATCATAAtatacattataaaaaaagtttaagaATAGACTtgtttaaatgaaaaatatataagtatTTAAACTATTCATTCATATCTTTCTCTGTAGATAAATTTGTATAAATAATACAGAAATATGCtatcaatttttatattttcttattttttttaaagactttttttttttttgaataaaaattaaaaatattctgtaatatataattcaaaaataaaattaaaaatattatctataaaagtgatatttaaaataaaaattatttttatttatactataagatatatatcatatattCTTCTATCCTAATATTAAATAAGGATTTTTaccctttattttttttttttcttctattttatcaaaagaatatgttatttatttagtatttttatatatgcataacaatattaattttttttttttttaatttattctttgTAGATACGTAATTTatgttataataatattttacgaattttaaaaaaaatactagcAGAGTTAATAGTTTCATTCATTTTATAAttgaatcaaaaaaaaaaaaaaaaaaaaaaaaatagataaaaataaaaataaaaaaatgaataataaataaatgtaaaaaataaaaatctttaacacaaaaaaaagatgtataagtttttatgttaaaaaaaaaaagaaaaaaaaactaagaATTCAgcttaatgaaaataaaagatattttttttctgtatatTGAGATGAGAAAttataatgatttttttctttaatattctTTTGCTAATAATTAACTTTACACATATTACAGGAATTTTAATTTCAAACTTGAATGATGTCCATTCAATTGGTATTAAAGGTGTTTTTAAACCAAATTATGAATTTTCAGATTTCTTATTTATAAGCAAAAAGTTtcaaaatagaaatatattacTATTCCATCAAAATGTCAAAAACCATAgttttataagaaaaaaaaacaattattatttctatttaaaaaaaaaaaatagaaattataaTAGTAGAATTGTATTTCTTGAagtatttaataaaagaaattgttttataaaacctatatatgtaaaatttaCAGAGAATAAAATaccattaaaaaaaaaagatactcATTTAttgcatttaaaaaatagtaacGATATAAATTTACAAGAAGATAGTATTGATAATGAAATTTATTCggaaaaagatgaaaattgTGATGAAAGTTATGAAAATGGAGAAAATGACAACTATAActcaaaaaaattagataataataataatcacTTAGATAATAATAGcgattatttatataagagTAGAGAGTATGATTTAGTGAATGAAtacatattattaaaaaaaaatagcaaaagtataaaagaattaatggACGAAGAAAAATGGGTTTTCccaaaagaaaatttaaatatgatAAGAAAAAGAactgataaaaaaataaattggaattatatactaaaaaaaaataatgaattacttaatgataatattgacaaaatatataataatatatataaaaaggatAACATAGATGATATATTCTTTGTTTTTGATACATATccttataattatttaaatgttaCGATGAGTGTCTTTTCTCTTTACAAGTTCGCTAGTAGTTATTTGtatgaaaaaaaactaaaagtTAGTAtgatatatgaaaaaaaaaaagatttttttaacaatataaaaaatgaaaatttatcaAATGATAATTTTCTTTCTATGGAAAGTCAAGATGAAGAGGATGATAGtaacatattaaaaataaaagaagaaagaaaaagattaaattatattataaaaaatagaaattttcAAAGAGTTGTAGGATCTATTAATAAAcacttaaaaataatttataaaatattcacaagtaatgaaaaattaacatcttatgaaaaaaataaaaaagtataccAATTTATtccatatataaatattaaagacattattactattttaaaatctttttatatcttaaaaTATGATCatgttaatatatttaagtatatatatttttatattgttttttttattgataaatTTGATATCTTTAATTTATGTGAAGCAGTTTATTTgtgtattttaaaaaaaatatacattaaatCACTATTTCTAAATTTCTCTAAATATTTGCTGAAATatcttcaaaaaaataatgaacatTTTATGCATAAAGAAATAAACTGTAATAATGATTATGAAAAGAAAATCACTGCTACAAATGAGTataatgataaagaaaaaactaCTGAtcataataatgaagaagaacatatttataattattccaaggaaaataataaaaataacaatgatAACATTAATAATAACGAAGAATACAAGAGTAACAATGATAACAGAAAAGGAGTTAAAACTGAAAGTAAATATAATGGTgaaacatttaaaaataatgaaattgatgtttataataataataataataatgatatcgATAAGAAAAGgaataaagataatttaattattaataaaggagttcctaataaaattaaaataaatgaaa
The Plasmodium relictum strain SGS1 genome assembly, chromosome: 1 DNA segment above includes these coding regions:
- a CDS encoding E3 ubiquitin-protein ligase, putative, which encodes MDNKEREKKSFLKNWNINYLSNNFNNFMKNNDNNNINKNANFDDYKINDFDNNNLTNEKEINSSNINVSKNLSFNYFNRESNNGQNLKNSNNSTNNSYTNNKPSSYLDFCDSWNKFKFKNISTNLSNKMKCNGNNDVKDKNNENNNQGNNQNNNNNNSDNNNNNSNHNNNNSNHNNNNNSNNHNNNNNNNNNNDDDNNNNNFYKTNISSSSSSSSLSSSSISSFLSSDPFSANNPKIRHKCKKKNKNIRNNFTNNSNNNNRRNGNNNNNSMHNSSINNNDNNNNNDVNTDNINNLNLRNENENNEYYNINTGENNINSSSNLINNSHILSNNQNDINANLNDANNNNNNTNNCETNSSSNYNFLNKNSGNKRNYASNSNWDYNETSKNINYYIHDENTNSLNSNKNSMNNENHNKQIKKGKDAKENNDNKKNEQEKKNTNINMEMLNPEERKREAEKYKVLGNQSYKLGYFESAIDYYTKAIQYDNTNHVYYTNRALCYKKQKLWKLANIDARQALNLEEESVKAHFILGLTLLHLNSLEEGLKKLTKAKTLSSYLKDSNESEINRYILQAKKLIYLRDEQNKQLTYTELQSFLIDKINLLNQIGYITQDEKNLRIQQTESLFKEILESFQKKQIPDYLCCKISMCLMNEPVITPSGMTYDKIFLHEHVKHNGSFDPVSREQFSIREVIPNYAIKEATEHFLKTNPWAFEE
- a CDS encoding RAP protein, putative; its protein translation is MIFFFNILLLIINFTHITGILISNLNDVHSIGIKGVFKPNYEFSDFLFISKKFQNRNILLFHQNVKNHSFIRKKNNYYFYLKKKNRNYNSRIVFLEVFNKRNCFIKPIYVKFTENKIPLKKKDTHLLHLKNSNDINLQEDSIDNEIYSEKDENCDESYENGENDNYNSKKLDNNNNHLDNNSDYLYKSREYDLVNEYILLKKNSKSIKELMDEEKWVFPKENLNMIRKRTDKKINWNYILKKNNELLNDNIDKIYNNIYKKDNIDDIFFVFDTYPYNYLNVTMSVFSLYKFASSYLYEKKLKVSMIYEKKKDFFNNIKNENLSNDNFLSMESQDEEDDSNILKIKEERKRLNYIIKNRNFQRVVGSINKHLKIIYKIFTSNEKLTSYEKNKKVYQFIPYINIKDIITILKSFYILKYDHVNIFKYIYFYIVFFIDKFDIFNLCEAVYLCILKKIYIKSLFLNFSKYLLKYLQKNNEHFMHKEINCNNDYEKKITATNEYNDKEKTTDHNNEEEHIYNYSKENNKNNNDNINNNEEYKSNNDNRKGVKTESKYNGETFKNNEIDVYNNNNNNDIDKKRNKDNLIINKGVPNKIKINESIISLYEDININNFYNNMEKILKKKNDESNYNLLPFHLKQFDYSIYHSANYSNLNNSLDNLQQNNKNEEMEKFSAEDNRKDKINFIENKLIKKSLNDENNKYTKINFYVYVLHILSKFPYTNLKILNIIISEIMKNVNDLTLEELILSFYSIAELEYDCFKLQNLIYILIFKNLHLLNYRNKGLILKLIKSLYLTNNLNPIIDENVIKEESDNGQKFERNMKIQENENFLSYSKNSNIENVKILMINFISKMILKNINNYTPIELVDIIRYMSALNFINKELFNFVYNLPFFKNLNEDVLNIYKNNIYFNNSYYAYTKDNTINTPIEIMLCKLYQSYLSYNIYINNSFENNLNEELIKKIYKKNNEHKSFHFDTKIIQLLKNIYLNNMQISSYNSSSLHYEIADIIQKDFKIPCHVEYKASNGILIDIAILYEDFKKIDKDFPFFKNIAIEINGPFHYKTRSLDNNIPLLNTKTIFKKRLLENDNWQVISFPFWEIKPWFSKIRKEKYILKMLPEKLKSFFNN